A single genomic interval of Camelina sativa cultivar DH55 chromosome 11, Cs, whole genome shotgun sequence harbors:
- the LOC104724731 gene encoding disease resistance protein RPS6-like: protein MVHGMSEVKDEKKLCESCLVGKQKRQSFPKATMYRASKPLKLLHADLCGPITPSTLAHNRYIFVIEMFCRDAFRQNFPPDGLMKLASEVALCAGNLPLGLKVLGSYLRGRDKEDLMDMLPRLRNGLDGKVEKTLRVSYDGLNDKKDKAIFRHVACLFNGEKVNNIKLLLAHSGVDVNIGLKNLVEMHYLLQEMGKEIVRAQSNEPGEREFLMDSKDICDLLEDNTGTKKIIGISLDMDEIDELRIHESAFKEMHNLLFLEIYTKEWYQQRLTTRKWDQKKGVRWHLPEGFDYLPHKLRLLRLDDYPRRCMPSNFCPQNLVKLQMQGSKLERLWEGVYTLGGLKKIDLKRSIHLKEISDLSMATILRHLILVIAQVWWNFLLLFNILISWSRRAVKPVRMK from the exons ATGGTTCATGGTATGTCAGAGGTTAAAGATGAGAAGAAGCTGTGTGAATCGTGTCTCGTTGGGAAGCAAAAAAGACAGTCATTCCCAAAAGCTACAATGTATCGAGCCTCCAAGCCATTAAAGCTTCTTCACGCTGATCTATGCGGTCCTATAACACCTTCAACACTAGCACATaacagatatatatttgttattgaGATGTTCTGTAGAGATGCTTTTAGGCAAAACTTTCCACCCGACGGTTTGATGAAGCTTGCTTCTGAAGTTGCATTATGTGCCGGTAATCTTCCTTTAGGTCTTAAGGTTTTGGGCTCGTATTTAAGGGGTAGAGACAAAGAGGATTTAATGGATATGTTGCCGAGGCTTCGAAATGGTTTGGATGGAAAAGTTGAGAAGACACTAAGAGTCAGCTATGATGGattaaatgataaaaaagatAAAGCAATATTTCGTCATGTTGCATGTCTTTTCAATGGTGAAAAAGTCAATAACATCAAGTTGTTACTAGCACACAGCGGCGTGGATGTTAATATCGGGTTGAAAAACC TCGTTGAGATGCACTATTTGCTACAAGAAATGGGTAAGGAGATCGTGCGCGCACAGTCTAATGAACCTGGAGAAAGGGAATTCCTTATGGACTCAAAGGATATATGTGATTTACTAGAAGATAACACT GGTACCAAAAAGATAATAGGTATATCATTGGATATggatgagattgatgaactgCGTATACATGAGAGTGCTTTCAAAGAGATgcataatcttctttttctagaaATTTACACTAAGGAGTGGTACCAACAAAGGTTAACAACAAGAAAATGGGACCAAAAGAAAGGGGTGAGATGGCACTTACCAGAAGGCTTTGACTATTTACCCCATAAACTTAGATTATTGAGGTTGGACGATTATCCAAGGAGGTGTATGCCTTCTAATTTTTGTCCTCAAAATCTCGTTAAGCTCCAAATGCAAGGGAGCAAACTCGAGAGGCTATGGGAAGGAGTTTAT ACACTTGGAGGGCTGAAGAAAATAGATTTGAAAAGATCTATACATTTGAAAGAAATTTCAGATCTTTCAATGGCCACAATCTTGAGACACTTGATCTTAGTGATTGCTCAAGTTTGGTGGAACTTCCTTCTTCTATTCAATATCTTAATAAGCTGGAGCAGACGAGCAGTTAAACCTGTCAGGATGAAGTAA
- the LOC104724730 gene encoding uncharacterized protein LOC104724730 gives MGRYKRERLRVRVIMDNMKDPLLIDRERTAARNRPLKRTGKRTGKPTVLCEGNHQVCDSDKFDTQQENLPQSPPSRLASQGGSKASLHACSTTGMKTIQSDHLKGCDQYQTTESPSKFKDVIPPQTQSF, from the exons ATGGGTCGATATAAACGCGAACGTCTTCGCGTAAGAGTCATAATGGATAACATGAAAGATCCTCTGCTCATAGATCGGGAACGTACCGCTGCCCGAAATCGTCCACTAAAACGGACTGGAAAACGGACTGGAAAACCGACTGTTTTGTGTGAGGGAAACCATCAGGTTTGCGACTCTGATAAATTTGATACTCAG CAGGAAAACTTGCCCCAGTCTCCGCCATCAAG ATTGGCCTCACAGGGTGGCTCTAAAGCTTCGCTGCACGCTTGTTCTACCACCGGTATGAAAACAATCCAATCAGATCATTTGAAGGGATGTGATCAGTATCAGACCACTGAATCTCCGAGCAAGTTCAAAGATGTGATTCCTCCACAAACGCAAAGCTTCTGA